A window of Chanos chanos chromosome 15, fChaCha1.1, whole genome shotgun sequence genomic DNA:
ggaaagtgtgtgtgtgtgtgtgtgtgtgtgtgtgtgtgtgtcttggggAGTCAGGGCTATAATGGTGGTAAGTGTATTATTGTACCTCTGAGAATATTATGTGCGGTCTGCACACAGCGCAGGGAAGGAGAGCAGTACACAAAATCTATTACCGTATGACTCTCCAATAGGGCTTCCcctacagcacagagagagagacagagacagagacagagagagagagagagagagagagaaaacaaaagtgggacacacattcatttttacacactcTTCCATTTCAGCTCTGAATGTAACCTTATTAATATACGCGGCTAATCTTCCTCTCGGAAGATGAAAACATCTATTAGGAATGAACTGGACAACTTGTGATGAATGAGTCACTGACTCCTATTAGCTGGTACCTCATAAGTAACTGAGAGCTTCTGACAGACGCTGCGTGTATAGGGGAAGGCTGTACTGACCTACTAGGCGTGCCTGTGTTGAGCCAAACACTGTGATTGGACAGTCTTTGTCGTAGTCTCGGAACCCTCCGCTCCGTGATGGAAGACTGGGTGGCATGTTAAGGTTGGTCCGCATGTATCGACCTGCTCAGagcgtgacacacacacacacacacacacacacacacagagaagcagaggTGGACAGATTCAGAAAAGGGTTCTAGTGAAATGTCCGTGCTGAAAGTAATCGCAGTGACGCGTGAATTCTAACCTTTGGCATCAAAGCACTGAGTTAGCCAATGCTTCCCGAAAACAACATCCATTCTCTCGCCATGACGACAAACAAACAGGGTTCTCTTAGGCAGAAGAGACTGACTATTGGGTCTCAGCATCTAGTAAAAAAAGCCAAGGACACAGTTACTGTTCTATTACTGTAATACCATTAAAAACCGTTACATTACAATAATACCACTTTAAACTGAgtgatacaaaaacaaaaatgcaacacAATGCAGCATGTCCATACTGAGCTTATGAGGAAATTAAAGAAAAGActttttcttcagttctgagATCATCAAGGATGCTTTGTTCGTTTAGCATTGGGAAGgattgcctttctctctctctctgtcttcattctcACCTGCATAGGCTGACACACAACGTTTAGACTGGGCGGGTCCACTGGGCTTGGGTCCTCGAGGTGACGGCCATCTAGGTGCCCGTCTAAAAACATTCCACCAATTGCACCTCCCATGTTGGTCGGGGAAGCACAGTTGAGGAAGGAATAGGATCtgccgaacacacacacgcgcacacacacacacataaacacacacacacacaaacacatacacacagcaaggGCAAGCATGTAAATCTAATATTGTCAAAATTAGCCGAACTACACAAATTCAGGTTTAAAGCTGCTGAGAGTGGTTTAGAGTGAGATGAAGTTAAGAGGTGAAAACTCTTTATGCACGTATGTGAAATTTGTGTAATCTTTACACGGTGAGGCTTGAAAAGACTAAGTAGTTCGACATACACAACTTTCACAGGGAACaagtaagaaaaacaaagtagGCTTCCAGTCGAACACAGTAATATCCGTGTAATACATAATGGAGACAAGTACGTATAACTGcaacacatttattaaaatcaACTCTCAGAATAAGTGGCTGTAATCCACAGTGACCAAACAAGGCATGAGATTAGAGAAAACGTAAACCTAATCTCTATGACTGGATGCTAGAAAGATCTAGACCATACATTTTCAGTTCCAGAGATCTGGCACGGTAACACAGTAATTCTGACCAGTCAAGGGTGTCGATGAAACTTCCTCTGTTTGGTTCTTTCTGTATCGCTGGCTTCTTTATCGTTAAGTTCTGAACCTGACTGAAGAGAGTTTGCTGAGGAGCGTGTTACCCGTGTAAGACCCAGGTGTCGCACTCGTCCGCCCGGCTGACGTAGTTCTCCGGGAGGAGACCCGAGAGGCCTGTGTTGAGGGAGGTGCCGTAGACCCAGCCCTCGCTGGCGGTGCCCTGCTCCACGGGCGACATGAAGATGAAGTCTCCCGGCACCAGCTCCAGCTCGTCCTCGTTCTGCGGCGCGTACGGATACATCACCCGCAGGGTCTGACGGGCGCGTAACCCAGGGGTCAAAAGGTCACATTTCAACTTACAGCTTATCGACTGGGAGCTCTCAAGTTGGAGAAAAACGTGTGACTATGGCTCACATTAACtgcataaataaaatgtaaagtgttgagAATAACAGGAGCGTGTACAACCATTCTGTGTGTTACTCTTGTCTTATGTTGTGTCTGCCTCGCTAATTTACCTCGGTAGAATTCTACTCAATCTTACTGTTGCCCAAAAGAATTAAACCAGGCCTGACAATGTAGCTATTATAGTGATTCAAGGGGTCTTATTTAGCACTTATAGCAGCAGAAAATTCCAGACCCCCAATCAAAGACAACAAGCAATATCTCAGATTTGGTCAGCCACCTTTCATAACAGCATTTTACTCTCAGTCGTGACTCATTGCGTGAGTGGATAAGATCACAGAATTACAATTCTGCGGTCAAGTGGTCAGGTCTCAGTGTAATTGTGTGGAGTAGACATGCAATCATTATCCACAAcccaaagaaagagaaaggggcgagtaaaggagaaagagagagagagagataccacAGCAGAGAGCCTCTGACCTCAGATGGCTTTTAAAGTCTGACTGAGGCCAGACAAGAGACcagatagagacacacacattcctctcatTACTAAGCACTGACTGGGTTAGATTAATGGGTTCATTCCTGACCTGCTCTGTCCAATagaaagagaggagtgtgtggtgtgtgtagtgagacACATTAGGCTGAGTAAAACCTTAAAGTTtcgtttgagttttttttttctgttccaagGGCAAGTTAAAGGTCATTAGCATAATAAAGTAAAGCTGTACACATGTCCACCAGACTCAACGGGGTcaacgacttttttttttttttttttttagttttgtttttttgtgattttaatatttcagttgtGCAATCCATCAAGATATGGTTACATCGAGTCATCAAGATTTTGTGAGCCAAGATAGACTTAGAGCTAAGAGGTTCAGATGTTTGGAGATGCTGTATTCAGTCCATAACTTATACATGAAGTAACCAAACAGCAACATCTGGTCTTAAACGAGCAATAAGATGATCACACCTCATGATTGGCGAACCGGATGTCCCGGGAGAAGAGCACAGCCAGCCAATCGCAGCCTTGCGCCACGTCCACCGCCTTGGCCAGCTTCTCTAAGGAGGATAGATGATTGGTCTGGAAGTGGTAGGCCAGTGTCACATGCAGCTGTTTTTTATGAGGCTCTACATGAACATCtggacagaggggggggggggggggggggtgacagagagaagggggtggggggggggtgacagagaggaaaaatatgACAGGGTCATGACAACGCACTGACAATGAGGTcacccgaaaaaaaaaatggtgggGCGGGGGAGTCATCGAACTTTAACGAAAAACACActtgaattcaaatgaaaaaaaaaaaaagaaacaggataTACTTGGCGCTAGCAGGATAATGTGAATGCGCAAGTGCAATAAGTTTAAATGGTTGCCaagacaccccaccccccacccccaccattGCATTCACGACTTGTTTTGAATTGAATGTTTATGAGTTTATAACCTCGAGGTCTGAGATGCTAATCCATGAACAAATGAGctttcataaaaatgaataattgattACGTTCCAATTAAAGCACTAGGCAAACAACATCAAACGGCTCTGGAACTGGGGCCTCCCCGTCGCCTCTTTGTCCGTTTACGTCGACTGAATCATCTTATTCAGTCTGCCTCCAGCAGCTGAAGCAATTTATGGCACTAATGTCTTTGTAAGAAAAGGCGGCTGCATTGATTTGATTGCCTTTTTACTCCACGCTACACTCTTTGTCAGTGAATTATCATTAATAACAGCACACAAGCTTAATCACTGACATAACTACATGCATATATGCGCCTATAACTGACAGACTCTTTTATCGCCTGTGTCCTACGGCCAATTAATTAACAGCCGATATACCCTTATCTCGTAAATATAATTTCTTTACCGAGAAAAGATTCATCAGACTGGCCGTGGGAAGGCACCCTGTGGATTCCTCATACCAGAGACCTGGATCGACTTACAGGTCACGCTAAAACTTTTTATCGTTTGGAATGATTTTAAAGTGCAAATCGCTAATATGTTTCAGGTGGTGtgtgaagggggagggggggggggggtccacgATCGACAGACTGGCTTTGATTCCGGTTAACGTGTCATTCTCCCAGTCGTTTCAGTGGATGACTCTGTCTTTGCCTAAAGCGATGAGGCTATTTgtcttacagaaacacacacacacacacacacacacctgctttggCGGCTGCCTCTGTGGCGAAGTCAGTGGCGAAGCTCTTGAGGGTCTCGGCCACCTGCTCGTTGACGAACAGGCCGATGAAGTTGGAGGAGGTGTAAAGCTCAAGAGGGAGGGGGTTCGGGAAACGGCCCCTCCACTGTCCCACTGCGGCCTGCAGAGCATCACACAGAGCCTCCACCTTACCgtcagcacactgcacacagagagagagagagacagagagagacacagagagagagagacagggagagagagagacacagagagagagagagagagagacagggagagagagagagacagagagacagagagacagagagagacagggagaacacGGTTACAAAATATACCACTGTGACACAATCACCGCAAAACAACCAGTTAGCCAATTTCTTTCTAGCCCCCTGTTTAAAGTATGGAGAGCAATACAGAGAGAGTCcacaagacagaaagagagagagagagagagagagagagagaaagagagagagagagagagagatgaaatgaaatgaaatgattaaaaaagagagagaaagagaggagaaaaggaaggcTTCCGAAACGGACCGACCAATCAAATATCATAATAAAACTACCACACAGACCGACCGACCAATCAAATATCACAGTAAAACTACAGTACAGGCTGAATGACCAATCAAATATCATAATAAAActaccacacagactgactgaccaatcaaatatcataataaaaataccgcacagactgactgaccaatcaaatatCATAATAAAACTACCATAATAAAACTACCTCACCTCATGTCTCAAACATTCACCAGTAACTACTACACCGACCTCACCTCAATCATTTACCATTAACTACTACACAGACCTCATGTCTCAATCATTTACCATTAACTACCACACAGACCTcatgtctcactcattcaccaTTAACTACCACACAGACCTCATGTCTCAATCATTCACCATTAACTACCACACAGACCTCATGTCTCAATCATTTACCATTAACTACCACACAGACCTCATGTCTCAATCATTTACCATTAACTATCACACAGACCTCAAGTCTCAAACATTTACCATTAACTACCACACAGACCTCATGTCTCAATTATTTACCATTAACTACCACACAGACCTCATGTCTCAATCATTCACCATTAACTACCACACAGACCTCATGTCTCAATCATTTAACATTAACTACTACACAGACCTCATGTCTCAATCATTTACCATTAACTACCATACAGACCTCAAGTCTCACTCATTTACCATTAACTATCACACAGACCTCAAGTCTCAATCATTCACCATTAACCACCACACAGACCTCATGTCTCAATCATTTACCATTAACTACCATATAGACCTCATGTCTCAATCATTTACCATTAACTACCACACAGACCTCATGTCTCAATCATTTACCATTAACTACCGCACAGACCTcatgtctcactcattcaccagtaactaccacacagacctcatgtctcactcattcaccaGTAACTATCACACAGACCTCATGTCTCAATCATTCACCATTAACTACCACACAGACCTcatgtctcactcattcaccgGTAACTACCACACAGCCCTCATGTCTCAATCATTCACCATTAACTACTGCACAGACCTCATGTCTCAATCATTTACTATTATCTTGCTTTGtaacccctccccctccccttcaccCTGTTGTCGCGGCGATGAAGAGACGGACGGATGGGTTCTGACCATAAAGAACTGGCAGAGGGTGATGTGAGGGAAGATGTTGTGGGCTTTGTTCTTGCCGCAGGTGATGCGACTCTGCTGCCAGAACTGCGTGAGCTGGTGCAGGAGCGGTCCGCTCGGACGCAGATACAGCACGTACTCTCTCGGCAACGGGTCGTCAAGGAACGGGTCGTCCACGTGAGAGAACAACCTGGATCCCCGGGAGGAAGGAGAAATGTGAAAAACTACAACTCCAACAATGCCATTATACATAAAGAGTGTTGTCTAATGCCAAAAAATTCATCGTGATGTACAAATATAGGTCTCAATTCATTTCAGTAGCTTGTAAAAGGTAAGAAAAAACTCATAATGAGTGAGAGTCTGCTCTTCTGTTTGATCTAGGATACAAATGTTTGGAAAAAACTTTAGGCTTCTTAACTAGTAGATAAATTCCATTTCACACCAACTGCTTATAAATAACAGGGGTTGCAACTCCAAACTGGAACACTTTGTTGATGCAAAGTTTACTGACGACACTTGTAggaatgcattttaaaattctagccagcagatggcagtatAGAGGTGTTAACGCTCTATATATATCAGCAAACAAAAAGATATGTTTTAATGTATAAGTGATAAACCtgaatgcttgtgtgtatatgtgtgtgtgtgtgtgtgtatgtatgtgtgtgtgtgtatgtgtgtgtgtgtgtgcgtgtgtgtgtatacttgttTTTACTGACTTAGCAGGACATGTCATTGAAAGTCCGCTGTTCTACTGGGAATGCCTTGCCAAACTGGACTCACAGTCATTATAAACATTTGCATAGGTGCTTATTATGTAAAGGATATCACTGTGACTGGCAAAACTAAAGTGTGAAAGCTattttggttagggttagggttattgtTAGTTTGGGATTCTTTATATATGTTATAATGGAAGTCACCGGAGGGCCCCCAGAATCTAGCATacaaagcatgtgtgtgtgtaagtgtgtgtgtgtgtgtgtgtgtgtgtgtgtgtccttaaaAGAGCATTCCTCTTATAAAAATGTAGCTTGTTCTAACTGGCTTTTGCAAATAACTCTTGTAAAGCACTATATTTAGTTCAAATCAATGTGGTGTATGAAGCCCATGCTCtatgacggtgtgtgtgtgtgtgtgtgtgtgtgtgcactcaccaGTCACAGGCAGCCTGTACATTCCTGCCACCAGTCGAAACCAGGGctttcagtctgagagagagagagagagagagagagatcagctccATGGCTACACTGGTCACAAAATCAATAGCCTCTTTTCCGGAGGATGTTTATCAGAATGTGAGTACTCAAGAGTTTGTTGAGATAACAGGCATATTTCACCGTTCAGGCACAAAAATTGACATACAAGGtaacacaatatcacacacacactcacacacacacacagcagatctCAATGTCAgtgttaacacacactcaccacacacatgtgcacaaacacccacacacccacacacacacacacacactgaagcacaAACGAAAAATCACCAACGAACAACTGCTTTAAAAGCACAGGCagatgcacataaacacacatcaaaaagaaatacatgacatatatatatataaaaaacaaaaaacccctcgGTACACTTGTTTACTGGCATTAATGAAAATTCAAAGACAGAGGCTCTCAAAGCTTTCCTGTATTTGTTGGATGTTCTGTTCAACCAGCGCTGTAgatgaaacaacacagagaaaaacatattCAACCAGGGACACGTATCAGGCTGGCTACAGTATTACATCAAACACTCCTACTGTACTGCTCACATAGCCCCTAAtacacaccactacacacatcacatcacgcacacacactatacacacacactcacgcatgccTGCGTTTGCCAGGAAAACTTGGCACAGAGGAGTGTGGGGGCGGGATGGATCAAAGAACTGCCACCAACctagttatacacacacacacacacacacacacacacacggccatgTGTTTACTACAGCTCTCTGCTATAGATTTTTCTTGTATAGAATAAAGCAACTGCTGTTCAACAATGAACTGCTCAATcacaatggatttttttttttgacaacgGATGAACATGTGTAGGTTAGTAAGAGATGTTACCATAACACAGAGGGACTGTTTCAGACGGCCCCAGATGTGAGATGTCAGAGCTCCTGTTCTGCGTTTGGAAAATGACGACGCGTAAAATAATCTCATTTCGTCTGTGGTTTAAAAAACGTTCAGACAGGTGaagagatgtctgtgtgtctgcgtgaggTTTGTTATCTTTGACAAGTCTGACGACACCTATTTTAACGATCCTCTCATTGTgacattatttctctctctacttctcacAAGTGGCACATGGTTAGTATATAATTAGGATTAATGTGACAAAtgggacacatacacacacacacacacacacactccctgaagttcacagccacacacaaagaTCACACTGACACGTCGAAGATGTTCGCGACACACATCgaaacatgcacgcacgcacgcacgtttTTCTTCACATACAAATGACTTCAATTTTACTGCAACTACTGATTAAAAACCAAACCCCAACCCTTGCATTaatcatacttttttttcttctttagcaaaatgtgtgtgaacagttacaaaatggggaccaccaaaAAATGTCCCCACAagatcagggtttttttttttttttttccacatactCTCATGTGTTCCTTGACAGGCTCAATAAGATGATCCAAAGTGCTGGGGCACTTGAGTATAAGAAACTACAGACTAATTGCATATAATACACTCTTGTGCACGATAATTGTACATCCTCTGTGCTCATCTGCACAGTGTAATTGCATATAATCCAATCTAAGGTCACGCTTAACCCACTGGTCCATTTTCTCATGAGTCAGCTGACATGTTCAGgatttttattctctctctctctctctctctctctctcgcttatcaaaagagaaaaatgaaactgattaaATTACCTCTGAATCTAATTAGTGTCTTTTTATAAAAGCTCTGaaaatcacacactccacagctCTTTAGGGACCTGGGCCTCTTCAGACTGGTTTCTACCTGGAACTACAAAACTACGCATCTTAAAACTACAATACCCAGCACGGGAGctcatttaatttaaattaaaacaaaaaaaaaaatcccatctcAGGAGCCATAAAGAATTACAGTTTCAGAAGTTAGAGTAAGAATTGGTGAGGGGACTCTCAGAAGGAAACGCGTTACACACTTGATTAATGCAcgaaatgtttaaaatgtaaagCAACGTGAGATGAGAGACTCGGAatgtcacatcactgacactaAAAATGAGGCAAGACTACAATTCACTCAAGGCGCGTGGAACAGGAAAGAGAGGCCCAAACACACCAACCGACCTGAAGACAGGAGGAAGTcaaaagagatgagagaagagagagagagagagagagagagagagattatgcaAAGGAAAGACAGCAAGTGAACAAAGCACAGGAAACCTTTCATGATCATAAAAGCCCACACggatccacttttttttctttgtcacctATTTCCACTTCATCCGTGAATAGCAGGTCACTGCATGCATTCATTcacgcatacacatactctctctctctcgctctctctctcacccacacacacacacgcacgcgctcgcacgcacacacacacgcgcgcgcacacacacacgtgcatatacATGCACGATTTTTGAATGTTGAAGAATTTCAAGTCTTTTTCTGTAAGTCTGAATGACTGGATAAGTATCCACCCCTAGTCCGTGGTTTCTATCCATAAAGTCATCCAGCCTCTCCCCTTCCATTGCTTGTTCGACTTGCCAAAGCTTGTTCAGTTTTAATGAAGCAGAAGGGCATTAATGAAGTAAGAAAACATTGACAAATCAGCATGTCTTTGGGGCCTATCTGAACAAGTTAACGGGCTGTAACTGCTAGAAAGAGTTGCTCCACTGAATGTAATTGTGTAgctttcatcttttttattacaattttcaattttcagttttttccaGTCACGTTATTGAGACTTAATTAACAAAGCACCATCATTGGAGTTGTTCTTGGCAGCAGTTTTACCGGTGCTAAAACACGCTCATTTAAGCTACTTATATTATTTAGGATGTTTCTATTATTTATGTTGATTTTGGCTGTTCGCTCCGCTCTTTTGTTAGAGGCCTTGGACAAAAACGTCTgccaaatgactaaatgtaaacataaattaTCTGCCATGTACCAATCTTCTGCCTGTGACGCagctttttcatctctctctctaaagtaTCCGATAGAACGGCTGCGCTGGAAAGCGCTTCCCAGGTTAACATAGGTCATTCCTgaataaaatacagtttatcCCCGTCTATATAAAACCATAAAATTCGCATAGCATGTGTCTGAGGGGGAAAGTACCAGACCCACAGTACTGGAAGctgagactttttttaaatgttggaAAATCATCAAATATTTCGCTACAACGTGCACAAGCGCAAAAGAcgaaaactgagagagaaacggCAAATAGTTCAATCGCAAGACTacgtttcttttctctcttttttaggaggttggggggggggggggtctttgtGCAAGTTTCCTATATTTAGTGGACCGTCTAAACAGGGCgtttgctaatttttttttttttttgcttatcttctttttcttttctggtttcAAAAAATTTTTGAGTGATCAGGATATTTTTCCCCTCTTGTTTCCCCCGATTTCACTGTCAAATAGTGTTTCCGAAAATGTTTTGCATGCGTCTGTAAATTGCTCAGGTCTGTTTGAAGTAACAGCACATACAGTTGGTGACCCATTGGTTTGTGACACATTCGATATTATTTAACACAGAGATACAGTTCATATACTCTGTGATTCTTGACACCCCTATTTGCATAAACAGATAGCAGGAACATTAAATGCATCACGGGGCTTCTCGAAGCGCTGGTATTCAACACAATGGCACATTCACCTCAAATACTAGAAAGATCTGTCATACCACAAACGGATACCTCTCGATGAGAATTCTCTAAAAGTACGATATGTTAACCAGAAAACATGTGTCAAGCCCTTACACCGTTTAATGCAGGCGTCAATGATAACAGATGTGACGAAACACATCCTTTTTATTCAAGCGTGAGAGAATGGGAGTATTAGCATGTGCTAAGCTTGTCAGCAGTGTTTAAAGTGTGTTGAGCAAAGTTAACATCGCTATGCTGTGGAAAACGTAACTGGCTATTTCATGTAGGATGTGTGAAGGGATGCTACAGCTCATAGCATGTGCaaatatgtgcgtgtgtgttcagttcacAGTTCATGGCCAATTTGGACTATTTTTAGATTCCAGAGGGGACGCCCAATACGCCTGAAGCCCTCAAGCACCACAACCCCATCCACCACAATGCATTCTGGGTGAAGGAGAGCCCTAGATACAGAGCCATatgtctctgaaaacacacacattcacacgtaTGAACCACCACGTACGCACACATGAAAAGCATGTGCGTGCTCGCACGCGCACACCGTAGATGACATCAGCCTGACCATCAGACAGACTCAGACATATGTAGTAActtacacatacgcacacgcaagCATACACAACTGTTCAACAATACGAACAAGTAAagtcatacatacacagtggGCAATTTGTTATtctttaacaggggggatggtcCAGTTGccaacaggggagatggcccaatggtcactgacactactccatggagtgtgtatgtacgtgtgagtgtgtgtgtgtgtgtgtctctctctctctctctctctctctatatatatatatatatatacatacatggatagatagatacacaatAGAACACTAACTCTGATGGTCAGATACACTCATACTCTAACATATGGCATagagggtacacacacacacacacaccaaatagcTTACACAATCACAGATGTGTCAACACATGAACTGATACATGTACCA
This region includes:
- the LOC115828544 gene encoding ubiquitin-associated and SH3 domain-containing protein B-like produces the protein MAAKEDFYAKVTPRRQRQTRPGTVKHGSSLDVLLSMGFPKTRALKALVSTGGRNVQAACDWLFSHVDDPFLDDPLPREYVLYLRPSGPLLHQLTQFWQQSRITCGKNKAHNIFPHITLCQFFMCADGKVEALCDALQAAVGQWRGRFPNPLPLELYTSSNFIGLFVNEQVAETLKSFATDFATEAAAKADVHVEPHKKQLHVTLAYHFQTNHLSSLEKLAKAVDVAQGCDWLAVLFSRDIRFANHETLRVMYPYAPQNEDELELVPGDFIFMSPVEQGTASEGWVYGTSLNTGLSGLLPENYVSRADECDTWVLHGSYSFLNCASPTNMGGAIGGMFLDGHLDGRHLEDPSPVDPPSLNVVCQPMQMLRPNSQSLLPKRTLFVCRHGERMDVVFGKHWLTQCFDAKGRYMRTNLNMPPSLPSRSGGFRDYDKDCPITVFGSTQARLVGEALLESHTVIDFVYCSPSLRCVQTAHNILRGLQQDGKTKIRVEPGLFEWTKWVSGASLPAWIPPTDLATANLSVDTTYRPHIPISKLTVSESYETYISRSFQVTREILAECKNLGNTVLIVAHASSLEACTRQMQGLNPQNSKDFVQVVRKIPYLGFCACEELGETGLWQLVDPPILPLTHGPNHSFNWRETLLQD